The DNA segment TGGTGACCTGGACACGCTGGCCGGCTGCACCGGCACCCCGGCCGACCAGACCAACGCCGGCGGCCAGCAGGGCGGCCAGAACGGCGGTCAGCAGCAGGGCGGGGGCCAGCAGCAGGGCGGCCAGCAGGGTGGCGGCCAGAACAACGGTGGCCAGCAGCAGGGTGGCGGTCAGCAGCAGGGCGGCCAGAACGGCGGTCAGCAGGGTGGCGGCCAGCAGGGCGGCAACATCGGCGGTCAGGCCGGCAACGGCCCCGTCGCGGCCGACTTCGTCGACATCACCAAGGCCCAGGCGAACGTCAAGGCCAAGCCGCGCAAGGCCCGCAACGCCTCGCGGGGCACCTTCACCACGCGCTGCGGTGTGAACACCAACAAGAACCACAACACCGACAACGTCATCGTGGCGCCCGGTGTGAAGAACGGCGCGCACCACCTGCACGACTACGTCGGCAACCAGAAGATCGACGCGTTCGCCAGCAACGACACGTTCCTCCAGGGCGGTTCGAGCTGCCAGAACAAGAGCGACCTGTCGTCGTACTACTGGCCGGTCGTCCGCGTCCAGGACGGTTCGCAGGACTTCGACCAGAACAACGACGGCGGCGGCAAGGAAGGCAACGTCGGCAAGATCCTGACGCCGGTCCAGGCGCAGATCAAGTACGTCGGCAGCCCCACCGGCAAGGTCGTGGCGATGCCGCAGTTCCTGCGGATCATCACCGGTGACGCGAAGACCACCACCAACGGTCTGGCCAACGCCAACGCGCACTGGAGCTGCACCGGGTTCGAGAACAAGGTCCAGCTCACCGAGCAGTACCCGATCTGCCCCCAGGGCAGCAAGGTCGTGCGGTCCTTCGCCTTCCAGAGCTGCTGGGACGGCCAGAACACCGACAGCGCCAACCACCGCACCCACGTGGCCTTCGCGGATGCCAACGGGAACTGCCAGAACGGCTTCAAGGCCATTCCGCAGCTGACCATGCGCCTGGTGTACGACATCAAGCCGCCCACCCTCGAGAACGGCCAGGTGAAGAACGCCTACGCCGTGGACGGTTTCCCGGAGCAGCTGCACAAGCCCTCCACAGACCACGACGACTTCATCAGCATCACGACCGGCGGTCTCGCCAACAAGATCGCAAACTGTGTGAACCGCGGCCAGAACTGCTCGTGATCCGCGGCTCGTGATCCAGAACTCGTGATCCCCCGAAGACCCCCCTCCTCGGGGGATCACGACAGAAGGCCGGTGCCGGGAAGCCTCCCGGCACCGGCCTTCGCCGTGTGTGTGCCGCGTCAGCCTGAGTGCTTCGCGCCGTGCCCGCTGTGGTCGGCGCCCGCCTCGACCTCGCCACCGAGCGTGCCGCGCAGCGCGTTGACCACGCCGTCGTCGCCCACCGCCACCCACTTGCGGCCGACGAGGTAGTGACCGCCGTAGTCCTTCGCGTCGTTGATCCACTCGCGTTGGCCCCGGTCGGTGGCGAAGGTGGCCAGGACGAACTTCCCGTCGGCGTTCTTGCAGAGCGCCTGGCGGATCTCGTCGGCGTCGGTCTGCATGTCCGGGCGGCACTTCACCTCGGCGGCCAGACTCTCCAGGCTGCCGGTCGCGGTGGCCGGCACCTTCGCGGTGTCGTCCTGGCCCGCGCCGCAGCCCGCCAGCGTCAGCACCACGGCGCCCACGAGCACCGCGCTGGTCATCCTCATCCGTTCCTCCGGTCCTGGTGGGCACGGGCATCCGCACCCTAGCCCTCGCAACGGGTACGGCTGCGAGGCCCGACATGCTCAAATCCCTTGATCGGTACGCCCGGTGCCTGCAAGAGTGGTCCGATGGACCGAGACTGGGAAGAGCGCGTGGCGGCCGCCTGGGCCGCCTTGGACACCTGGCCCGAGGACGACGCGGCGGGCTTCCGTGCCGTGATCGACAAGCTGGCCGACGAGTTGCCCGAGGACCATCCGCTGGGCCTGTTCGAGCGGGCCTGCGCCTTCGACTCGACCGGCCACTCCGGTGACGCGGTCGGGCTGTACCGCGCGGCCCTGGACAACGGCCTGACGGAGGCCGACCCGTACAAGGGCCGCCGGACGAAGATCCAGCTGGCCAGCTCGCTCCGCAACACCGGCCACGCGGAGGAGGGCGTCGCCCTGCTCACCCCCGAACTGGACGCTCACTCGGACGAGTTGAACGACGCGGTACGGGCGTGCCTGGCGCTGTGCCTGTCCAGCCTGGGCCGGGACCGCGAGGGACTCTCGCTGGTGCTCGGCGCGCTGGCCCCCCATCTCCCGCGCTACCAGCGGTCGATGG comes from the Streptomyces seoulensis genome and includes:
- a CDS encoding DUF1996 domain-containing protein, translated to MGRNIRKRRSPLAVKVTAASAALALGGGGLIWANFYASAHESNNDAWGGNRTKAASAQVATISCPDVGQKLTNVPDKARTDVAGELSNLDRQITEAYQRLATTRDAQTRDASFVQNSILQPLKDRRQNILDRIKLEITRVGGTAPGDLDTLAGCTGTPADQTNAGGQQGGQNGGQQQGGGQQQGGQQGGGQNNGGQQQGGGQQQGGQNGGQQGGGQQGGNIGGQAGNGPVAADFVDITKAQANVKAKPRKARNASRGTFTTRCGVNTNKNHNTDNVIVAPGVKNGAHHLHDYVGNQKIDAFASNDTFLQGGSSCQNKSDLSSYYWPVVRVQDGSQDFDQNNDGGGKEGNVGKILTPVQAQIKYVGSPTGKVVAMPQFLRIITGDAKTTTNGLANANAHWSCTGFENKVQLTEQYPICPQGSKVVRSFAFQSCWDGQNTDSANHRTHVAFADANGNCQNGFKAIPQLTMRLVYDIKPPTLENGQVKNAYAVDGFPEQLHKPSTDHDDFISITTGGLANKIANCVNRGQNCS
- a CDS encoding tetratricopeptide repeat protein, producing the protein MDRDWEERVAAAWAALDTWPEDDAAGFRAVIDKLADELPEDHPLGLFERACAFDSTGHSGDAVGLYRAALDNGLTEADPYKGRRTKIQLASSLRNTGHAEEGVALLTPELDAHSDELNDAVRACLALCLSSLGRDREGLSLVLGALAPHLPRYQRSMANYARLLTEPA